A stretch of Verrucomicrobiia bacterium DNA encodes these proteins:
- a CDS encoding DUF3466 family protein gives MMTALGDLGSYPAIQALAINDAGQVVGYAGAVSTGGPTVTRGFLYRAGSLTDLGDFGGAQTNVVPAAINTYGQIVGTVSAYEKPGRAFTYAGGMITDLNNLIPAASGWTLLDANGINDNGQIVGSGQNASFQTHAYLLTPGIFPQISLTSSNAVQIEFTAPANAGAYIEYSDTVSGGAWQLLAVLDPLSTIHQVIITDPLSPGTSMRFYRVRTR, from the coding sequence ATGATGACTGCGCTCGGCGACCTCGGCAGTTATCCGGCTATCCAGGCGCTCGCCATTAACGACGCCGGCCAGGTCGTGGGCTATGCCGGGGCAGTCAGCACCGGTGGGCCGACGGTCACACGGGGCTTCCTCTACCGTGCCGGTTCGCTGACCGATCTGGGGGACTTCGGCGGCGCGCAGACCAATGTCGTGCCTGCGGCGATTAATACCTACGGCCAAATCGTAGGGACCGTGAGTGCCTATGAGAAACCTGGGCGTGCCTTCACTTACGCGGGTGGCATGATCACCGATCTGAACAACCTCATTCCTGCCGCTTCGGGCTGGACCTTGCTCGACGCCAACGGCATCAACGACAACGGCCAAATCGTGGGCTCGGGACAGAACGCATCTTTTCAAACGCATGCCTACCTGCTCACACCGGGCATCTTCCCGCAAATCTCTCTTACCTCGTCCAACGCAGTCCAAATAGAGTTCACCGCACCGGCCAATGCCGGCGCGTATATCGAGTATAGTGACACCGTCTCGGGCGGCGCCTGGCAATTGCTGGCGGTCCTGGACCCCCTGTCCACCATCCACCAAGTCATCATTACCGACCCGCTTTCGCCAGGAACATCCATGCGTTTTTACAGGGTGAGGACAAGGTAG
- a CDS encoding glycoside hydrolase family 15 protein: MESQSDSTAFGAPGIEPRWTRSNKEGIGTAYHTSCRVWFTLSHGIVNEIYYPNVDCPNTRDLQFLITDGETFCHEERRDLDHQIQYPEQSTLYYLITNSEPNHRYRLIKEILADPHSSVFLMRTRLEILDESLRGKLKIYALLAPHMKGLGQHNSAWWFDIDCRPVFHVQREELHMVFGALPDFTRRSVGYVGSSDGWQDLMDNFKMDWTFQKAEDGNIALTAEIALSHDNQFVIGAAFGRSSQSASTKLLQSLAIPFDQHREHFIKQWQRTSVNSHSDLREQTGDEGHLFRLSRLILLAHEDKIFPGALVASMSIPWGETKSDTDLGGYHLVWTRDLVKSATALLAAGQTATPLRSLIWLAAIQAADGAVPQNSWIDGKAYWQGKQLDEVAAPILLAWRLRQANALGLFDPWTLVFRAARYLILKGPVTGQERWEENSGYSPSTLAWVIAALVCASEFAQERAGKDAAAFILDYADWLSAHLEGWTTTDCGELLPGKPRHYIRINPADPDQPDQVSDPNTALIQIANGGGVHPARNIVSADFLELVRLGIRAPLDPVVVDSISVADHVLKCDLPQGPCWRRYNHDGYGQKDDGSAFDGIGVGRCWPLLTGERAHYELAAGHDPLAFIRAIENFANDGGMLPEQVWDAEDLPQCSLRSGCPTGAAMPLCWAHGEYISLVRSRKEGVSFDCISPACERYARRRTASAIEMWTLAHRPPRIAAGKRLRIITEAPVTVHWSLDGWKTVQDTEAADSGLDCWIADLPANELGPGSRIVFTLRWTDRWEGRDFTVEIG, encoded by the coding sequence ATGGAATCACAAAGCGACAGCACCGCTTTCGGGGCGCCTGGCATCGAACCGCGTTGGACCCGCAGCAATAAGGAAGGCATCGGCACCGCCTATCACACAAGCTGCCGGGTGTGGTTCACCCTGAGCCACGGCATCGTCAATGAAATCTATTATCCGAATGTCGATTGCCCCAATACCCGCGACCTCCAGTTCCTGATTACTGACGGGGAGACCTTTTGCCATGAGGAACGCCGCGATCTCGACCACCAAATCCAATACCCCGAGCAAAGCACACTCTATTACCTGATCACCAATTCCGAGCCGAACCACCGGTATCGATTGATTAAAGAAATCCTCGCCGATCCCCATTCATCGGTGTTTCTCATGCGCACGCGGCTGGAAATTCTCGACGAGTCGTTACGAGGCAAGCTCAAGATATACGCGTTGCTGGCGCCGCACATGAAGGGGCTCGGCCAGCATAACTCCGCCTGGTGGTTCGATATCGATTGCCGCCCCGTCTTTCATGTGCAGCGTGAGGAATTGCACATGGTCTTTGGCGCCTTGCCCGACTTCACCCGCCGCTCCGTTGGTTATGTTGGTTCGAGCGACGGCTGGCAGGATTTGATGGATAATTTCAAAATGGATTGGACGTTTCAAAAGGCGGAGGATGGCAACATCGCGCTGACTGCCGAAATCGCCCTGTCGCATGACAACCAATTCGTCATCGGGGCCGCATTCGGACGCAGTTCCCAAAGCGCTTCCACCAAATTGCTCCAATCGTTGGCCATCCCTTTCGACCAGCACCGCGAACACTTTATCAAACAATGGCAACGCACCTCGGTCAATTCCCATTCCGACCTGCGCGAACAGACCGGCGATGAGGGCCACCTCTTCCGCCTGAGCCGGCTCATCCTTCTGGCACATGAAGACAAAATTTTCCCAGGCGCCCTCGTGGCCTCGATGAGCATACCCTGGGGCGAGACCAAGAGCGATACGGACCTCGGTGGCTATCATCTGGTCTGGACACGTGATCTGGTTAAAAGCGCTACGGCGCTGCTGGCTGCGGGGCAGACCGCTACGCCGCTGCGCTCGCTCATCTGGCTGGCGGCCATCCAGGCGGCTGACGGGGCGGTGCCCCAGAATAGCTGGATCGACGGGAAGGCCTATTGGCAAGGGAAACAACTCGACGAGGTGGCGGCCCCGATTCTTTTGGCCTGGCGGCTGCGCCAGGCCAACGCCCTCGGTTTGTTCGATCCATGGACCCTAGTTTTTCGCGCTGCCCGATACCTCATCCTCAAAGGCCCCGTCACCGGCCAGGAACGCTGGGAGGAGAACTCCGGCTATTCCCCGTCCACCCTGGCCTGGGTCATCGCCGCCCTGGTCTGCGCCTCCGAGTTTGCGCAGGAGCGCGCGGGAAAAGATGCGGCTGCGTTCATCCTTGATTACGCGGACTGGCTCTCCGCACATCTGGAAGGATGGACAACCACCGATTGCGGCGAACTGCTTCCAGGCAAACCGAGACATTATATTCGAATCAATCCCGCTGACCCGGATCAACCTGACCAGGTCTCGGACCCGAATACAGCGCTCATACAAATTGCCAACGGCGGCGGTGTTCATCCCGCCCGCAACATTGTCAGCGCCGATTTCCTCGAGCTGGTGCGTTTGGGCATTCGTGCGCCGCTCGACCCGGTGGTGGTTGATTCGATTTCGGTCGCGGACCACGTGCTGAAGTGTGATTTGCCCCAGGGTCCCTGCTGGCGGCGCTACAATCACGATGGCTACGGCCAAAAAGACGACGGAAGCGCCTTTGATGGTATCGGCGTTGGGCGTTGTTGGCCCTTGCTCACTGGCGAGCGCGCCCATTACGAGTTGGCTGCCGGCCATGACCCGCTGGCCTTCATTCGTGCCATCGAGAATTTCGCAAATGACGGCGGCATGCTTCCGGAGCAGGTCTGGGATGCCGAAGATTTGCCCCAATGCAGCCTGCGGAGCGGTTGCCCGACCGGCGCGGCTATGCCTCTTTGCTGGGCCCACGGCGAGTACATTTCCTTGGTTCGCAGCCGCAAGGAGGGAGTGAGTTTCGACTGCATTTCGCCGGCGTGTGAACGTTATGCGCGGCGGCGCACGGCAAGCGCGATAGAAATGTGGACTTTAGCGCACCGGCCGCCGCGCATTGCGGCTGGGAAACGACTGCGCATCATCACAGAGGCCCCCGTCACGGTCCACTGGAGCCTGGATGGATGGAAAACCGTTCAGGACACCGAAGCGGCCGACAGCGGGCTGGATTGTTGGATTGCTGACCTGCCCGCCAACGAATTGGGGCCCGGAAGTCGGATCGTTTTTACATTGCGCTGGACCGATCGGTGGGAGGGCCGCGACTTCACGGTCGAGATTGGATAA
- a CDS encoding cytochrome c3 family protein has product MSAIFPKWTNTLPVKMIAGNVLAGGLVVAAAWYYLTPKYARVGYQPIQPVAFSHATHAGQLGIDCRYCHNAVEKSWLSNIPASSTCMNCHNQVLKDDPRLALVRDSAASGRPVPWIQIHRVPDFVYFNHSVHVDRGISCVECHGPINKMDEVYQYQPLSMTFCLDCHRHPELKLRPLDKITDLNWKPASPEKQREFGQRAMKQWHVESLQNCSACHR; this is encoded by the coding sequence ATGTCAGCGATTTTCCCCAAATGGACCAATACTCTGCCGGTCAAAATGATAGCCGGCAACGTGTTGGCCGGCGGCTTGGTGGTGGCCGCGGCATGGTACTACCTGACGCCGAAATACGCGCGGGTGGGTTATCAGCCGATCCAGCCCGTAGCCTTTTCGCACGCAACCCATGCCGGGCAGCTTGGCATCGATTGCCGCTACTGTCACAACGCGGTTGAGAAATCGTGGCTTTCAAATATCCCGGCCAGCTCGACCTGTATGAATTGCCACAACCAGGTGCTCAAGGATGATCCACGCCTGGCCCTGGTGCGGGATAGCGCCGCAAGTGGCCGGCCCGTTCCGTGGATTCAAATCCATCGCGTGCCGGATTTTGTTTATTTCAACCACTCGGTTCACGTGGACCGCGGGATCAGTTGCGTTGAATGCCACGGCCCCATCAACAAGATGGATGAGGTCTATCAATACCAACCTTTGTCGATGACCTTTTGCCTCGATTGCCACCGGCATCCGGAGCTGAAGCTGCGGCCACTGGACAAGATAACGGATTTAAACTGGAAACCCGCATCGCCTGAAAAGCAGCGCGAGTTCGGGCAACGCGCGATGAAACAATGGCATGTCGAGTCGCTCCAAAACTGTTCCGCATGCCACCGATGA